A genomic region of Ktedonobacteraceae bacterium contains the following coding sequences:
- a CDS encoding Gfo/Idh/MocA family oxidoreductase gives MKQDISQRKLRAGIVGGGQGSFIGAVHRIAAELDGQAEVVAGAMSTDPQRAEASAQAWYLKRSYKNFEEMAATESGLPDGIDFVMVTVPNYLHYRVARAFLEHGIHVVCDKPMTFNLEEAQALVKLVEEKKLIFALTHNYTGYPAVRHARHLVRTGAIGTIRKVLVEYIQDWLMGPVERAGNKQASWRTDPTKSGIAGAVGDIGTHAENLLEFITGLKIAAVCADLTAFIEGRQLDDDANMLLRLENGGKGVLTCSQIAAGEENALSIRIYGSKAGLEWHQMEPNTLLFKQPGQPVQVLRTGLPYMSDEAKALTRLPAGHPEGFLEAFANIYRLAIADIRRVESGAQPEGGYPTVYDGLRGMQFITKAVESSQKGSIWVDF, from the coding sequence ATGAAACAGGATATTTCGCAGAGAAAATTGCGCGCCGGCATCGTTGGTGGCGGGCAGGGTTCATTTATTGGCGCCGTGCATCGCATCGCCGCCGAACTGGATGGGCAGGCCGAAGTTGTGGCAGGAGCAATGTCAACCGATCCCCAACGCGCCGAAGCATCAGCACAGGCGTGGTACCTGAAGCGTTCGTACAAGAACTTCGAAGAGATGGCGGCGACCGAATCCGGTTTGCCTGATGGCATCGATTTTGTTATGGTAACAGTGCCCAATTACCTGCACTACCGGGTGGCACGCGCATTTCTGGAACATGGCATCCATGTCGTATGCGATAAGCCGATGACCTTCAACCTGGAAGAGGCCCAGGCACTTGTAAAGCTCGTCGAAGAGAAGAAGTTAATTTTTGCCTTAACGCATAACTACACCGGCTATCCTGCTGTAAGGCACGCGCGCCATCTTGTCCGCACAGGCGCAATCGGCACGATTCGTAAGGTACTGGTAGAATACATACAGGACTGGCTGATGGGGCCGGTTGAGCGTGCCGGAAACAAGCAGGCATCCTGGCGAACCGATCCAACGAAATCGGGTATCGCGGGCGCTGTGGGGGATATCGGCACGCACGCGGAAAACCTGCTTGAATTTATTACCGGCCTGAAAATAGCGGCTGTGTGCGCGGATTTGACCGCTTTCATCGAAGGCCGGCAATTGGACGACGATGCGAATATGCTGCTGCGCCTGGAAAATGGTGGAAAAGGTGTGCTGACCTGTTCGCAGATTGCGGCTGGTGAGGAGAATGCGTTGAGTATCCGTATCTATGGTAGTAAAGCGGGCCTCGAATGGCACCAGATGGAGCCGAATACACTGCTCTTCAAGCAACCGGGGCAGCCAGTCCAGGTGCTGCGAACGGGCCTACCATATATGAGCGACGAGGCTAAAGCGCTGACACGCCTGCCGGCGGGACATCCAGAGGGGTTTTTGGAGGCCTTCGCCAATATCTACCGCCTGGCAATTGCTGATATCCGGCGCGTCGAATCGGGAGCTCAGCCGGAAGGTGGCTATCCAACGGTGTATGATGGCCTGCGCGGTATGCAATTTATCACAAAAGCCGTTGAAAGCTCGCAAAAAGGCAGTATCTGGGTAGACTTTTAA